A single genomic interval of Hevea brasiliensis isolate MT/VB/25A 57/8 chromosome 4, ASM3005281v1, whole genome shotgun sequence harbors:
- the LOC131179369 gene encoding inosine triphosphate pyrophosphatase-like, whose protein sequence is MAVAALKVVITRPVTFVTGNAKKLEEVRAIIGQSIPLRSMKIYLPELQGEPDEISKQKARLAAEKVKGPVLVEHTCLCYNALKGLPGPYVKWHLDKTGLEGLNNLLHAYEDKSAYALSTFSFALDADSEPVTFNGKTMGKIVSPRGPKDFGWDPIFQPDGYEQTFAEMPKEEKNKISHRYRALSSVKAYFAESEFVFKTDDSKENEQNASDKSKKDSFVENEKGDSTPNNASYKSMCSFDSRITIPDSSQFLAILPSFSS, encoded by the exons ATGGCAGTAGCAGCCTTGAAGGTGGTGATTACTCGGCCGGTGACTTTCGTGACCGGCAACGCTAAGAAACTGGAGGAAGTCCGAGCCATCATCGGACAATCCATTCCCTTGCGGTCTATGAAAATTTATC TCCCTGAGCTTCAAGGTGAACCAGATGAGATCTCCAAGCAAAAAGCTCGTTTGGCCGCTGAAAA GGTGAAAGGTCCTGTTTTAGTAGAGCACACTTGTCTTTGCTACAATGCCCTCAAGGGTCTTCCAG GGCCATACGT CAAGTGGCATCTGGACAAGACTGGTCTTGAAG gtttgaacaACTTACTGCATGCCTATGAGGATAAATCAGCTTATGCATTGAGTACATTTTCTTTTGCTCTTGATGCTGACTCTGAACCTGTAACATTTAATGGGAAAACTATG GGAAAAATAGTTTCTCCTAGGGGACCCAAGGATTTTGGATGGGATCCAATTTTTCAACCTGATGGCTATGAGCAAAC TTTTGCAGAAATGCCAAAGGAAGAAAAGAACAAAATTTCTCATCGATACAGGGCTCTTTCATCAGTGAAAGCCTACTTTGCTGAATCTGAGTTTGTGTTTAAGACTGATGACTCAAAGGAGAATGAGCAAAATGCATCTGACAAGAGTAAGAAAGATTCTTTTGTTGAAAATGAGAAAGGCGACTCCACACCTAACAATGCATCTTACAagagtatgtgttcattt gATTCCAGAATTACCATTCCAGATTCCAGTCAGTTTTTGGCTATTCTCCCATCATTTTCAAGTTAA